One Pieris napi chromosome Z, ilPieNapi1.2, whole genome shotgun sequence DNA window includes the following coding sequences:
- the LOC125062505 gene encoding uncharacterized protein LOC125062505, which yields MTATWSNEKITDFINEVHLYPELWDIKTGIYKDRNAKKDAWNEIAEKFGITSNEAYKKFRSLRTYANNEEKKKKSGSAGGKTVKWFAYDALSFLLKQNSANIGLDSENATSNATETTHTDINADPREFVELETTGSLDAVDTTPKPRTKRSKTTDPLLEKAQNIIRDAGEKKNEYAAFGEHVANKMSKYDDYTRSQAELKIMKILFECDMTMYRTRAGTSESLYSDLSTPPPQNPQSEDNAVSDKTQSKLNYEELVSFTIQNDA from the exons ATGACTGCTACGTGGTCTAACGAGAAAATTACTGATTTCATTAATGAAGTACATTTATACCCTGAGTTGTGGGATATAAAAACCGGCATATACAAAGATAGGAATGCTAAAAAAGATGCATGGAATGAAATCGCTGAAAAGTTTGGCATAACAAGCAACGAGGCTTACAAAAAATTCAGAAGCCTAAGAACTTACGCAAATAATGAGgagaaaaagaagaaaagtGGTAGTGCTGGCGGTAAAACAGTAAAGTGGTTTGCTTACGATGCGCTATCGTTTctcttaaaacaaaattccGCTAATATAGGATTAGATAGTGAAAATGCAACTTCTAAC GCGACTGAAACTACACACACTGACATCAATGCTGACCCACGTGAATTCGTAGAATTAGAAACGACTGGCTCTTTGGATGCCGTCGATACTACTCCAAAACCACGAACTAAAAGGTCCAAGACTACAGATCCACTATTAGAAAAGGCTCAAAATATTATACGCGATGCTggcgaaaaaaaaaacgaatatGCTGCTTTCGGAGAGCATGTTGCCAACAAAATGAGTAAATATGACGACTACACGCGTTCGCAGGCTGAATTGAAAATCATGAAAATACTATTTGAATGTGACATGACAATGTACAGAACTCGAGCTGGTACTTCAGAAAGTCTATATTCAGATTTATCCACACCACCTCCTCAAAATCCTCAATCTGAAGATAACGCCGTTTCAGATAAAACAcagtcaaaattaaattatgaagaaCTTGTGTCGTTTACTATCCAAAATGATGCATGA
- the LOC125062504 gene encoding uncharacterized protein LOC125062504 produces MDSFRIILISVILVVPFVHCIPQGYFYSRPDMAFELPRIESNKLTRHTGQVLQKTVSFKVSHEAHQPFNVYADGVFINPNRPATNGYYSEGTLQNNNPYSVDTLNGNAIQNTYSSQDTNSFLNNVNNGYSPANQLSKIQSDILGVTSQTTQSPSIIKHIYFHVPQPDVEENVRPIKPQAKKTYRIVFIKLPAQTLFNSRTQSIIKPSTIEEKTLIYVLIKKPEEKQIIVPKSHKLSEHEVVFVKYKENMATRTETIETPRRILSNFQDEI; encoded by the exons ATGGACAGctttagaataattttaatatctgttATATTG gtCGTACCGTTCGTTCATTGTATACCTCAAGGATACTTTTATTCAAGACCCGATATGGCCTTTGAGTTACCAAGAATTGAAAGTAATAAACTGACCAGACATACCGGACAGGTATTGCAAAAAACTGTCTCGTTTAAAGTTTCACATGAAGCGCATCAGCCGTTTAATGTTTATGCCGATGGCGTTTTTATAAATCCCAATCGTCCTGCTACCAATGGATATTATAGTGAAGGAAcgttgcaaaataataatccaTACAGCGTTGATACATTGAACGGAAAcgccatacaaaatacctactCATCACAAGACACTAACTCTTTCCTAAACAACGTCAACAACGGTTACTCTCCGGCTAATCAATTAAGTAAGATCCAGTCAGATATTTTAGGTGTGACCAGTCAAACTACTCAATCACCgtcaattataaaacatatatacttTCACGTTCCGCAACCGGACGTAGAAGAAAACGTTCGTCCGATCAAGCCACAGGCAAAAAAGACATACAGGATTGTATTCATAAAACTCCCCGCTCAAACCTTATTCAATTCACGAACTCAATCAATAATCAAGCCAAGTACTATCGAAGAAAAGACGCTTATATACGTCCTAATAAAGAAACCGGAAGAGAAACAAATTATTGTTCCCAAATCCCACAAATTGTCAGAGCATGAAGTTGTCTTTgtcaaatataaagaaaatatggcTACAAGAACTGAGACCATTGAAACACCACGCAGGATTCTATCTAACTTTCAAGATGAGATATAA
- the LOC125062526 gene encoding pyruvate dehydrogenase [acetyl-transferring]-phosphatase 1, mitochondrial, translating into MNYSNICIILNGCMKLDRGLWQTVFFKNGQCYKQGIFRSSVRCLRSYQCLRQAHEDGVTVLPSPQEVTATLRKNEYNKEFIYGTIKSYDSNQLASNHPIEDTRSEAQCIFTPGFLMGVFDGHGGPACAQVLSKRMLNYIAASLLSAHDLEKVKKQEVMDNLIETFNDKADIVQDLKMIYEKSFRKYLDDLTKLHEEGDVDVQTRLEKSVLHLDDDLSKEVLDPYSTDGFINHKTLSVALSGAVACIAYIDGPHLYVANIGDCNAVLGTMTEENEWISKKITKEHNSENIDELKRIWNEHPENERNTIIRRDRLLGELAPLRSLGDFRYKWSADMLEKLAVPLIGQRAIPANYHTPPYLTAKPDVFYHRLTPKDKFLIIASDGIWDMMTPLQSVKLVGEHMKGKVFFNPLKLPKKNIQLGDINELLLHRKESLKSKPKDRNAATHLIRHAIGGTEYGVDHSRLAHLLSLSPDVSRMFRDDMTVTVIYFDSEYLRQCPA; encoded by the exons atgaattattcgaatatttgtattatactGAACGGTTGCATGAAACTAGACCGCGGCTTATGGCAAacagttttctttaaaaacggTCAGTGTTACAAACAAGGTATATTTAGGAGTTCTGTACGTTGCCTTCGTAGTTACCAATGTCTTAGACAAGCTCATGAGGATGGTGTTACGGTGCTTCCATCTCCGCAGGAg GTTACAGCAACACTGCgaaaaaatgaatataacaAAGAATTCATATATGGTACTATAAAATCCTATGACTCGAATCAATTGGCTTCTAATCATCCTATTGAAGACACTAGAAGTGAGGCTCAATGTATTTTCACTCCAG gGTTTTTAATGGGAGTCTTTGATGGACACGGAGGCCCGGCTTGTGCTCAGGTTTTATCTAAACGGATGCTAAATTATATTGCTGCAAGTCTATTATCTGCACATGATTTAGAGAAAGTTAAAAAACAGGAGGTCATGGataatttgatagaaacattCAATGATAAG GCAGATATAGTTCAAGACCTAAAAATGATATATGAAAAGAGTTTTCGGAAATATTTAGATGATCTGACAAAACTACACGAAGAAGGTGATGTTGATGTTCAAACTCGTTTAGAAAAGAGTGTACTTCATCTAGATGATGACTTATCAAAGGAAGTCTTAGACCCATACTCAACAGATGGATTTATCAATCATAAAACATTATCTGTTGCCTTGTCAGGTGCCGTTGCCTGCATTGCCTATATTGATGGACCTCATTTATATGTAGCTAATATTGGTGACTGCAATGCTGTCTTAGGGACTATGACTGAAGAAAATGAATGGATCTCAAAGAAGATAACCAAAGAGCACAATTCAGAAAATATAGATGAACTAAAAAGGATATGGAATGAACATCCAGAAAATGAGAGAAATACAATTATCAGACGTGATAGACTCTTAGGTGAATTAGCACCATTAAGGAGTTTGGGTGACTTTAGATATAAATGGTCAGCTGACATGTTAGAAAAGCTTGCTGTTCCTTTAATAGGTCAAAGAGCAATCCCCGCAAACTATCACACACCTCCATATTTAACTGCAAAGCCTGATGTCTTCTATCACAGACTGACTCCAAAGGACAAGTTCTTAATTATTGCATCAGATGGAATCTGGGATATGATGACACCGCTCCAATCTGTGAAATTAGTTGGTGAACACATGAAAGGAAAAGTGTTTTTCAATCCTCTTAAATTGCCAAAAAAGAACATTCAGTTGGGTGATATAAATGAGTTATTATTGCATAGAAAAGaaagtttaaaaagtaaacCAAAAGATAGGAACGCAGCAACCCATTTAATAAGGCATGCAATCGGTGGTACTGAATACGGTGTTGATCACTCAAGACTGGCTCATTTACTCAGCTTGTCACCAGATGTCAGTAGAATGTTCCGAGATGATATGACTGTTACAGTTATTTACTTTGACTCAGAGTATCTTCGACAGTGCCCGGCTTAA